In the Candidatus Saganbacteria bacterium genome, TCTTAAAACGACGATCGTCCTGTACAAAGGCTGCTGCGGAGCTATGGGGACTTATGATATGACTGACATATATATTGCTACGAAAGACGGGGATAAAACGTTCACTTCAAAAGGGAAATGGCAGTATATTAAAGGAACAAAAAAGGACAAAGAAGCTATAGTGCTTCAGCTAAACTATGACAAACCAGATAAAATAAATAATTATCTTGTTGTTGAGGGAAAATATATTAAACCGATCAATAAAGACCTGAACGAAATAAGCTGTCCTTATGGTCTGACGATGAAAAAGAAAAAATAAAAAGAGATATTTCTTGACATATTCATCCGGTCAATTTACAATTCTTATATCAGGGAGGTAACAATATGAAACGTTTGTTGTTTGGCTTGCTGGTTTGTCTGATCCTTGTTGCTGCAGCTTCGGCAGAGATAATGATGACCGCGTGCCCGCTAGGTCAGGGAAAATGGAACGTGATGCTTGGTTCCATGGTGGACCAGAACTATTTCAACATGGGAAGCACGGATGTCATGTGGATGGACGCGGTAGGGTACGGGATAAATGACAGGCTGGACCTGTATGGGTCGATCGGTCTGGGTTATTCACAAAAAGCCACAGACCAGGCCAGGACCATGAACAGTATGACGATGTCGTCGATCGGCGTGGCAGCAAAATACACATTACTGAGCGAAGACCTGAAAATGCCCTTGTCATTGGCAGTGAACGCGGGGATCCGTACCTGCAACATGTCGATGGCCACCATGACAAACACACAATACAATACCGGCCTTGTAGCCAGCAAGATGATAAAGCAATTCACCCCTTATGCAGGTGTGAATTACAGGACAACAAAACAGGCCTATGGCGATTATACGCAAATGGATTATACGATCGGAATGGGTATAGGGCCTATGGAAAGAATGTTCATGATAGAAGATACCCTTCAATATATAAACTTTGGAAGTTCTGCTTGGCAAAGCAACCAGATATCCGCGGGGTTCTGCTTTAACCTGAATTGATCTGATATCGATCAAGGGTTGGTTACTTATACCGGCCGATCATTTGGCAAGAAGAGAAGACAGTTCTGTTAACTTCTCTAGAATCTCTCTGCGGACCCGGTCGGCAATAGTACGGTCCTTCGCAGTGTCCCATCGCGATAGAGAGACATCGGTTATTGGCGCGGTAACCCGGTCGGCTGCAGTGTCCAGAAGCACCCGGGCCGATGTTACTGCTTGATCCTCCACATCCTGCTTTTCAAGCTGTTCAACGCGGTCGCGAAGCATGCAAAGATATTCATAGTCTTCAACTCCCTCCCGGATAGCTTCCATCTGCTTGCTCGGTGTTACAGACTTGGAGTCTATAAATAAAGGAGAGTAGACCGGCGCGCCGTTGCCGAGATATTCGTTCTTCCATGAAGGGACCTCGGAAGCATCACTGAAAGACCAAAAAGATGAACCCTCGGCCTTATATTTCCACGCGAACCATTCCTGCAAACGATAATAAATGTATGGGTCGAGCAGCCGGCTCGGGCCAAAGGTACTATAGAACCAAAGCTTGTGGCCTGCGTCGCGCTGCTTGATATAGAAATCGTCAAAATTCGGATCATGGCTGATCCAGACGGATAAATGCGGACTGAGCACCCGGCTCAAAGTAAACAAGTCAGGGGTCCCTTTCGATGGATCTGACCAGGAGGGATCCTCCCAAATAATTACTTCTGGCTGGGCGGCAAGGATGATATTTGCGTACTCGATAATGATCCGGTCCTGTTCCGGCGTGCGGGGTTCATCCACAAGCAGAAGGCCAAGCCGGTTCGGCTTGATATCCCATTGCTCGAGCTGGCTGCACCACCAGTTGATCCAATCGGTCACGGCTTGCTGAAAAGCCGGCGTTCCTATCTGAAAACCAGCAAAACTTTCCTTGACATTGACAAAAACAAGATAATTACGCGCATTGGGCCAGAGCTGCAGCCAGGTATAGAACGCGAGCGGGTCCGGAGACTGGATCATGTGTCCGTTCGCGTCGAATTTGCCTGTAGGCAGCACCTTTAAAGTCCCCCAGGGTGAATCAACGAAGTGCTCACAGAGTTGTTGGACCAGCGCGCCGCGGTTCAGCGGGGTGACCGCATAAATGCGCTCGCGGTCCGTGTAATCCCAGCCGCTCACGTGCAACGCCGGCTGATCGGGGAATCTGAGAGGATAAATTTTCAAGCGGACGGGTATTGGCTTGCAACTTACG is a window encoding:
- a CDS encoding copper resistance protein NlpE N-terminal domain-containing protein encodes the protein MIVCKRIFYFLLCMILFQTISFAKEMIASYEGTSPGADCSALKTTIVLYKGCCGAMGTYDMTDIYIATKDGDKTFTSKGKWQYIKGTKKDKEAIVLQLNYDKPDKINNYLVVEGKYIKPINKDLNEISCPYGLTMKKKK